One stretch of Luteitalea sp. DNA includes these proteins:
- the lpdA gene encoding dihydrolipoyl dehydrogenase, translating into MSNRTQLVVIGAGPGGYAAAFRAADLGLDVVLVDEEANPGGVCTYRGCIPSKALLHVAKLLSEARHASAWGIEFPEPRVDVDKLRAWKEQVVAKQTGGLGQLAKLRKVRYMQGHASFADAQTLTIIQRGGGEETVPFETAIIATGSRPMTLPNTALGPERLLDSTSALEITRVPKNLLVVGGGYIGLELGSVYAALGCEVSVVEMMAGLLPGVDRDLVQVLHQRMERVCKSIMLETKVVQMEEVVGGVKVTFDGSANPSEQVFDQVLVAIGRRPNSEIAGLERTRVQVDRRGFIGVDAQRRTDEPSIYAIGDVAGEPMLAHKASHEARVAVEAIAGHKVAYEPRAIPAVVFTDPEIAWCGLTETEAGRGGTPIDVAKFRWGASGRATTLDRNDGLTKLVIEPKTERVLGVGIVGVGAGELISEGVLAVEMAALVRDVALSIHPHPTLSETVMESAEVALGESTHVYRPKKKAGAVPIRLG; encoded by the coding sequence ATGTCAAACAGGACACAGCTCGTCGTGATTGGTGCAGGGCCGGGCGGGTACGCTGCCGCATTCCGGGCGGCGGACCTCGGCTTGGACGTCGTGCTGGTCGACGAGGAAGCCAATCCTGGCGGCGTCTGCACATACCGAGGCTGCATCCCATCGAAGGCGCTGTTGCACGTGGCCAAGCTGCTCTCCGAGGCGCGGCACGCGTCTGCCTGGGGAATCGAGTTCCCCGAGCCGCGAGTCGACGTCGACAAGCTCCGGGCATGGAAGGAGCAGGTGGTCGCGAAGCAGACCGGTGGTCTCGGACAGCTCGCGAAGCTGCGCAAGGTTCGCTACATGCAGGGACACGCGAGCTTTGCCGACGCGCAGACGCTGACCATCATCCAGCGGGGAGGCGGCGAGGAGACGGTGCCTTTCGAGACGGCCATCATCGCGACAGGCTCGCGCCCGATGACGCTGCCGAACACCGCCCTCGGTCCGGAGCGGCTGCTCGACTCGACGTCGGCGCTCGAGATCACACGTGTTCCGAAGAATCTGCTGGTCGTGGGTGGCGGATACATCGGTCTGGAGCTCGGGTCCGTGTATGCCGCCCTCGGCTGCGAGGTCTCAGTGGTGGAGATGATGGCCGGCTTGCTCCCGGGCGTGGACCGAGATCTCGTCCAGGTGCTCCACCAGCGCATGGAGCGTGTCTGCAAGAGCATCATGCTCGAGACGAAAGTGGTCCAGATGGAGGAGGTGGTGGGCGGGGTCAAGGTGACGTTCGACGGTAGCGCCAACCCATCCGAGCAGGTTTTCGATCAGGTGCTCGTTGCCATCGGGCGCAGGCCGAACTCCGAGATTGCCGGCCTCGAACGAACTCGGGTGCAAGTGGATCGCCGCGGATTCATTGGTGTCGATGCGCAGCGGCGCACCGACGAGCCGTCGATCTACGCAATCGGCGATGTGGCGGGCGAGCCGATGCTCGCGCACAAAGCGAGTCATGAGGCGAGGGTCGCCGTCGAGGCCATCGCGGGACACAAGGTCGCCTACGAGCCCCGGGCCATTCCTGCCGTCGTCTTCACGGATCCCGAGATTGCGTGGTGTGGCCTCACCGAGACCGAGGCGGGACGGGGAGGAACCCCCATCGACGTGGCAAAGTTTCGCTGGGGTGCGTCGGGGCGCGCCACGACGCTCGATCGAAACGACGGGCTCACGAAGCTGGTGATCGAGCCAAAAACGGAGCGCGTGTTGGGTGTGGGAATCGTGGGCGTCGGAGCCGGCGAGCTCATCTCGGAAGGCGTGCTCGCGGTCGAGATGGCAGCGCTGGTGCGCGACGTCGCCCTGAGCATTCACCCGCATCCC
- the aceF gene encoding dihydrolipoyllysine-residue acetyltransferase, protein MATEFALPELGENITSGDVLRVLVKPGDVIERDQPVLELETDKATLEVPSAVAGRVQTVNVNEGDQVQVGQAVLTVEDSQQTGNGNQEPGTGKQETGDGNQETGLPRRSSPEASEGGPAPAAAAPGAEAAAAGGVVEVKIPELGENVTSGDVLRLLVKPGDVVEREQPVIELETEKATVEVPSSAAGRVREIPVKEGETVKVGQVIFTLDVSGPGAAAAPSAGKAQPPDAASEAAPGAESPEWAPEAERPRAEVYDISRVVRQAPSRAEPSPPGRAEAIPPRPNVPAAPSIRRLARELGVDVRDVPGSGPAGRISRADVLAHAKEIITSAPLPAMQPGAVAAPALPDFAKWGEIDRKTMSGVRRKTAEHLSQAWSLIPSVTQSERADITALEDLRKRFAPQVEQASGKLTVTAILAKILAAAVKAFPQFNTSLDSAQEELIYKKYVHVGIAVDTERGLLVPVIRDVDAKNITQIAVEIAQAAQRARDRKLTMAEMEGGSITITNLGGLGGTHFSPIVNWPEVAILGVSRARMEPVWIDAAFQPRLMLPLSLSYDHRVIDGADAMRFLRWVADALEQPFLLALQG, encoded by the coding sequence ATGGCCACTGAATTCGCACTGCCCGAGCTGGGCGAGAACATCACGAGCGGCGACGTCCTGCGAGTGCTGGTGAAGCCCGGGGACGTCATTGAACGGGATCAACCGGTCCTCGAGCTCGAGACGGACAAGGCGACCCTCGAGGTGCCCTCCGCGGTAGCTGGCCGCGTGCAGACAGTCAATGTCAACGAGGGCGATCAGGTACAGGTCGGACAGGCAGTGCTGACCGTAGAAGACAGTCAGCAAACGGGAAACGGGAACCAGGAACCGGGAACCGGGAAGCAAGAAACGGGAGACGGGAATCAGGAGACGGGCTTGCCTCGCCGTAGCTCGCCGGAGGCGAGCGAAGGCGGGCCCGCGCCGGCCGCCGCCGCACCGGGAGCCGAGGCTGCCGCAGCGGGTGGCGTTGTGGAGGTCAAGATCCCAGAGCTCGGCGAGAACGTGACGTCGGGCGACGTCCTACGTCTCCTCGTCAAGCCTGGCGATGTCGTCGAGCGAGAGCAACCGGTGATCGAGCTCGAGACCGAGAAGGCCACCGTCGAGGTCCCCTCGAGCGCAGCGGGTCGCGTGCGCGAGATCCCGGTGAAAGAGGGCGAGACCGTGAAGGTTGGCCAGGTGATCTTCACGCTCGACGTGTCGGGACCCGGAGCCGCAGCGGCGCCGTCGGCAGGGAAGGCTCAGCCGCCGGACGCCGCCAGCGAAGCCGCGCCAGGCGCCGAATCGCCGGAGTGGGCGCCTGAGGCGGAGCGGCCGCGCGCCGAGGTGTACGACATCAGTCGCGTGGTCAGGCAGGCCCCGAGCCGCGCCGAGCCGTCGCCGCCGGGGCGAGCCGAAGCGATTCCCCCGCGACCCAACGTGCCGGCGGCGCCGTCCATACGGCGGCTCGCACGCGAGCTGGGCGTCGATGTTCGCGACGTGCCTGGCTCCGGTCCGGCGGGGCGCATCTCGCGGGCAGACGTTCTCGCCCACGCGAAAGAGATCATCACGTCTGCGCCGCTGCCCGCGATGCAGCCGGGTGCGGTCGCCGCGCCGGCGCTGCCAGACTTCGCGAAGTGGGGTGAAATCGATCGCAAGACAATGAGCGGCGTGCGGCGAAAGACGGCAGAGCACCTTTCCCAGGCATGGTCGCTCATCCCGAGCGTCACACAGTCGGAGAGGGCGGACATCACGGCGCTCGAAGACCTGCGCAAGCGGTTCGCGCCGCAGGTGGAGCAGGCGAGTGGCAAGCTCACAGTCACCGCGATTCTCGCGAAGATCCTTGCGGCCGCCGTCAAGGCGTTTCCACAATTCAACACTTCGCTCGATTCCGCGCAGGAAGAGCTGATCTACAAGAAGTACGTGCACGTGGGCATCGCTGTCGATACCGAGCGCGGCCTCCTCGTGCCGGTCATCCGTGACGTGGATGCCAAGAACATTACGCAGATTGCAGTCGAGATCGCACAAGCGGCGCAGCGAGCACGGGACCGCAAGCTGACGATGGCCGAGATGGAAGGGGGCAGCATCACCATCACGAACCTGGGTGGTCTCGGCGGTACCCATTTCTCGCCGATCGTGAACTGGCCAGAGGTGGCGATTCTCGGTGTGTCGCGCGCGCGCATGGAGCCGGTCTGGATCGACGCCGCCTTTCAGCCGCGGTTGATGTTGCCGCTGTCGCTTTCCTACGACCATCGCGTGATCGACGGCGCCGATGCCATGCGCTTCCTGCGGTGGGTGGCCGACGCGCTCGAGCAACCGTTCCTGCTCGCTCTTCAAGGATAG